A genomic region of Caulobacter vibrioides contains the following coding sequences:
- the gluQRS gene encoding tRNA glutamyl-Q(34) synthetase GluQRS, whose amino-acid sequence MTLVTRFAPSPTGYLHRGHAYSALTAFETARQAGERFILRIEDIDATRCRPEYDAGLLEDLAWLGLRWKAPVRRQSEHLADYEAAIGALRERGLVYRCFKTRKEIDIGRAPHEPALAYVGAPLGAGEEAERLARGEPFAWRLSLAAAREALGGFEALTFVEEGGDGSSPRTVQALPETAGDIVLARKDVGVAYHLAVVHDDALQGVTHVIRGEDLFEATHIQRLLQALLGLPTPTYRHHGLLTGPDGKRYAKRDKAQTLRELRASGVTAQDLRAELGFS is encoded by the coding sequence TTGACGCTCGTCACCCGGTTCGCGCCTTCCCCCACGGGTTACCTGCATCGCGGCCACGCCTATTCGGCGCTGACCGCGTTCGAGACCGCGCGCCAAGCTGGCGAGCGCTTTATCCTGCGCATCGAGGACATCGACGCCACCCGTTGCCGGCCGGAGTACGACGCGGGACTCCTTGAGGATCTCGCCTGGCTGGGCCTGCGCTGGAAAGCGCCGGTGCGTCGACAGTCCGAGCACCTGGCCGACTACGAGGCGGCCATCGGGGCGTTGCGCGAGCGCGGCCTCGTCTATCGCTGCTTCAAGACCCGCAAGGAAATCGACATCGGGCGCGCGCCGCACGAACCTGCCCTCGCCTATGTCGGCGCGCCGCTCGGCGCCGGCGAGGAAGCCGAACGGCTGGCGCGCGGCGAGCCCTTCGCTTGGCGGCTGTCTCTGGCCGCAGCGCGTGAGGCGCTGGGCGGCTTCGAGGCCCTCACCTTTGTGGAGGAAGGCGGGGACGGATCCTCGCCACGCACTGTCCAAGCCCTGCCCGAAACGGCGGGCGACATTGTCCTGGCCCGCAAGGATGTCGGCGTGGCCTACCATCTGGCGGTCGTCCATGACGACGCGCTGCAAGGGGTCACCCATGTCATCCGGGGCGAGGACCTGTTCGAGGCCACCCATATCCAGCGTCTGCTGCAGGCCCTGCTGGGCTTGCCGACCCCGACCTATCGCCACCACGGCTTGCTGACCGGGCCAGACGGCAAGCGCTACGCCAAGCGCGACAAAGCCCAGACCTTGCGGGAGCTCCGGGCGTCAGGCGTGACCGCACAAGATCTTCGCGCGGAACTCGGCTTTTCCTAG
- a CDS encoding TetR/AcrR family transcriptional regulator: protein MSTATAESRPYHHGDLSRALIDAARKILETDGPAALSLRAVAREAGVSPAAPYHHFKDKAELLEAVAHEGWHELDAALSKARAATEDARDQMTNIGVAYVCFARDNPALYRVMYDRSRDKDALPDQLKEDGAYCQVRDTIGENSGGRATEIDLELATIAAWCAGHGLAEMISFKQFAPLKELLGGEEAFLRAVFEHLGMFAKVIDQDPA from the coding sequence ATGAGCACCGCGACCGCCGAATCCCGCCCCTATCACCATGGTGATCTCAGCCGCGCCCTGATCGACGCGGCCCGCAAGATCCTGGAGACCGACGGCCCGGCCGCCCTGTCTCTTCGCGCCGTCGCCCGCGAAGCCGGCGTCAGTCCCGCCGCGCCCTATCACCACTTCAAGGACAAGGCCGAACTGCTGGAAGCGGTCGCCCACGAGGGCTGGCACGAGCTGGACGCGGCGCTGTCAAAGGCGCGCGCCGCGACCGAAGACGCCCGCGACCAGATGACGAACATCGGCGTGGCCTATGTCTGCTTCGCCCGCGACAATCCGGCGCTTTATCGCGTGATGTACGATCGTTCGCGCGACAAGGACGCCCTGCCCGATCAGCTGAAGGAAGACGGCGCCTATTGCCAGGTCCGCGACACGATCGGCGAGAACAGCGGCGGCCGCGCCACCGAGATCGACCTTGAGCTAGCGACTATCGCCGCCTGGTGCGCCGGCCATGGCCTGGCCGAAATGATCAGCTTCAAGCAGTTTGCGCCGCTCAAGGAGCTGCTGGGCGGCGAGGAGGCATTCCTGCGCGCCGTCTTCGAGCACCTGGGCATGTTCGCCAAGGTCATCGACCAGGATCCGGCTTGA
- the greA gene encoding transcription elongation factor GreA — protein sequence MSVAFTKEGDSEAFAADLPDRPISTHPNLVTADGLAEIERALADARAAYAAAQSAGGAADGDRTAMARATRDLRYWSARRATAQLMERDPSKSVVQFGDRVTFEREDGRVQTFRIVGEDQADPAKGTISYIAPIARALLGKAVGEVSAAPGGEIEITAIA from the coding sequence ATGAGCGTCGCCTTCACCAAGGAAGGCGACAGCGAAGCCTTCGCCGCCGACCTGCCGGACCGTCCGATTTCCACCCATCCGAACCTGGTGACGGCCGACGGCCTCGCCGAGATCGAGCGCGCGCTGGCCGACGCCCGCGCCGCCTACGCCGCCGCCCAGAGCGCCGGCGGCGCGGCCGATGGCGACCGCACGGCCATGGCCCGCGCCACGCGGGACCTGCGCTACTGGTCCGCACGCCGGGCGACCGCCCAGCTGATGGAGCGCGACCCGTCCAAGTCCGTGGTGCAGTTTGGCGACCGCGTGACGTTCGAGCGTGAGGACGGCCGCGTGCAGACCTTCCGCATCGTCGGCGAGGATCAGGCCGATCCCGCCAAGGGGACGATCTCCTACATCGCCCCGATCGCCCGGGCCTTGCTCGGCAAGGCGGTCGGCGAGGTGTCCGCCGCGCCCGGCGGCGAGATCGAAATCACTGCGATCGCGTAG
- a CDS encoding DNA-3-methyladenine glycosylase family protein, with protein MFEPPSAEAILAARKALVAADPALAAVEAVTPAFAWRVGLGGFPGLLKMIVQQQVSLASAAAIWARVEAGLPEMTPAIVAAHDETYLRTLGLSQPKARYARAIAEAHLSGACDFDALRALPDEEAVAALTAIKGVGRWTAEVFLMFTQGRMDLFPGGDVALQEAMRWVDGAQARPTEKQAYARAELWRPYRGVAAHMLWACYGAVKRREIAPF; from the coding sequence ATGTTCGAACCGCCTTCCGCCGAAGCGATCCTGGCTGCACGCAAGGCCCTGGTCGCCGCCGATCCGGCGCTGGCGGCGGTCGAGGCCGTGACGCCGGCCTTTGCCTGGCGCGTCGGCCTGGGCGGCTTCCCCGGGCTTTTGAAGATGATTGTGCAGCAGCAGGTCTCGCTGGCCTCGGCGGCGGCGATCTGGGCGCGGGTCGAGGCGGGGCTGCCGGAGATGACCCCGGCGATCGTCGCCGCCCACGACGAGACCTATCTGCGCACCCTGGGTCTCTCGCAACCCAAGGCCCGTTACGCCAGGGCCATCGCCGAAGCCCATCTGTCCGGAGCCTGCGACTTTGATGCGTTGCGGGCGCTGCCTGACGAAGAGGCGGTCGCGGCCTTGACCGCCATCAAGGGTGTTGGCCGATGGACGGCCGAGGTCTTCCTGATGTTCACGCAAGGGCGGATGGACCTCTTTCCTGGCGGCGACGTCGCGCTGCAGGAAGCCATGCGTTGGGTCGATGGCGCGCAGGCCCGCCCCACCGAGAAACAGGCCTATGCCCGCGCCGAGCTGTGGCGCCCCTACAGAGGCGTAGCTGCGCACATGCTCTGGGCCTGCTACGGCGCGGTGAAGCGTCGCGAGATCGCACCCTTCTGA
- a CDS encoding VanZ family protein, with protein MLKPTHFVVAARVTLVLGGLAVAVLALGPFQGAERIVGLNDKAAHAIAFGGLLAVSFLAFPRMRRNDLAIAALVLGAGVEVAQLFGGRSASLLDWLADAAGVLTIYGASMIETVRKMVREQGDMTFAEIAAADRRRARRSAPAVFTPRVEAPRVEPAPQLSFAQRAARRFPVR; from the coding sequence TTGCTTAAGCCCACCCACTTCGTCGTCGCCGCCCGCGTCACGCTGGTGCTGGGCGGCCTTGCGGTCGCGGTGCTGGCGCTCGGCCCGTTCCAGGGCGCTGAGCGGATCGTTGGCCTCAACGACAAGGCGGCGCACGCGATCGCGTTCGGCGGCCTCTTGGCCGTGTCCTTCCTGGCGTTTCCACGCATGCGCCGCAATGACCTGGCGATCGCAGCCCTGGTGCTGGGCGCCGGGGTCGAGGTGGCCCAGCTGTTCGGCGGCCGTAGCGCCAGTCTCCTAGACTGGCTCGCGGACGCAGCCGGGGTGCTGACGATCTATGGGGCCAGCATGATCGAGACCGTCCGCAAGATGGTTCGCGAACAGGGCGACATGACCTTCGCGGAGATCGCCGCAGCGGACCGTCGCCGGGCGCGTCGCAGCGCCCCGGCCGTGTTCACGCCCCGCGTCGAGGCGCCAAGGGTCGAGCCCGCCCCGCAGCTCAGCTTCGCCCAGCGCGCCGCGCGCCGGTTTCCGGTCAGGTAA
- a CDS encoding M1 family metallopeptidase, producing the protein MAPGTRAPTDRRSSRRWGSRSLSRRIRVLAACAASALALVATEASAQSLKTSPLSLETGGAMPAEQQALAFDHADLKLKILPERKAIEGEATLTFTAKSRLDHLVVDFDRVFTIRRLTIDGKALKPGAWSNPEGRLTITLPRKVAKGRSVTLAITYDGAPHEAKRAPWDGGFVWSKTETGEPWIATAVQGDGCDLFWPCIDYPTGEPKLVDLHITVPAPLVAPANGAFKGMTEQDGWRTYHWRARNPNTYAIALNVGPYEELTGVYKSRFGDSIPMSYWHLKGRAEKAKGLFAEFTPMVDFFEQMIGPYPFRDEKIGVVETPHLGMEHQTINAYGNGYRLDGYGFDWLLQHEFAHEWFGNQLTDADNDDMWLHEGFGTYMQPLYSQWLHGDMEYMSRLNTQRLAVRNKFPIVSGRPLKEDAVYNGDRGPGNDIYYKASNVLHTLRTLIGDEAFFRITRIAVYGRDDPRPGNFTPRYLGTQDFVKIVNQVTGQDFSWFFDVYLYDAAAPELIQTREGGDLVLAWKTSTNKPFPMPVEVKVGDRTVMLAMTGGTGRVTVGDATPVIVDPASKVLRRQPHVEAYQAWRAAADKAAAEARTKAAEEKAAAEKAAAAKK; encoded by the coding sequence TTGGCGCCCGGAACCCGCGCGCCTACCGATAGGCGCTCGTCACGACGTTGGGGGAGTCGTTCGTTGTCGCGTCGTATCCGCGTTCTCGCCGCCTGCGCGGCTTCCGCCTTGGCGCTCGTCGCCACAGAAGCCTCTGCGCAGAGCCTCAAGACCAGCCCGCTCAGCCTCGAAACCGGCGGCGCCATGCCCGCCGAGCAACAGGCGCTGGCGTTCGATCACGCCGATCTGAAGCTCAAGATCCTGCCCGAGAGGAAGGCCATTGAGGGCGAGGCCACCCTCACCTTCACCGCCAAGTCCAGGCTGGACCATCTGGTGGTCGACTTCGATCGCGTCTTTACGATCCGTAGACTGACAATCGACGGAAAGGCGCTCAAGCCGGGCGCCTGGAGCAACCCAGAAGGCCGGCTGACCATCACCCTGCCCCGGAAGGTGGCCAAGGGCAGGTCTGTGACCCTGGCGATCACCTATGACGGCGCGCCCCACGAGGCCAAGCGCGCGCCCTGGGACGGCGGCTTTGTCTGGAGCAAGACCGAGACCGGCGAGCCGTGGATCGCCACGGCCGTTCAGGGCGACGGCTGCGACCTCTTCTGGCCCTGCATCGACTATCCGACCGGCGAGCCCAAGCTGGTTGACCTGCACATCACCGTGCCCGCCCCGCTGGTGGCTCCCGCCAACGGCGCCTTCAAGGGCATGACCGAGCAGGACGGCTGGCGCACCTATCACTGGCGGGCGCGCAACCCCAACACCTACGCCATCGCACTGAACGTCGGCCCCTACGAGGAGCTGACCGGCGTCTACAAGAGCCGGTTCGGCGACAGCATTCCCATGTCGTACTGGCACCTGAAGGGACGCGCCGAGAAGGCCAAGGGTCTGTTCGCCGAGTTCACCCCGATGGTCGACTTCTTTGAACAGATGATCGGCCCCTACCCGTTCCGTGACGAGAAGATCGGCGTCGTCGAAACGCCACACCTGGGCATGGAGCACCAGACCATCAACGCCTATGGCAACGGGTATCGCCTCGACGGCTATGGCTTCGACTGGCTGCTGCAGCACGAGTTCGCGCACGAGTGGTTCGGCAATCAACTGACCGACGCCGACAATGACGACATGTGGCTGCACGAGGGTTTCGGCACCTACATGCAGCCGCTCTACTCGCAGTGGCTGCACGGCGACATGGAGTATATGAGCCGGCTGAACACCCAGCGCCTGGCGGTGCGCAACAAGTTCCCGATCGTCTCGGGCCGTCCGCTCAAGGAGGACGCCGTCTACAACGGCGATCGCGGGCCGGGGAACGACATCTACTACAAGGCCTCGAACGTCCTCCACACGCTGCGCACGCTGATCGGCGACGAGGCGTTCTTCAGGATCACGCGGATCGCCGTCTATGGCCGCGATGATCCAAGGCCCGGCAACTTCACCCCGCGTTACCTGGGCACCCAGGACTTCGTGAAGATCGTCAACCAGGTGACCGGCCAGGATTTCAGCTGGTTCTTCGATGTCTATCTGTACGACGCCGCCGCGCCCGAACTGATCCAGACGCGTGAAGGCGGCGATCTCGTGCTGGCCTGGAAGACCTCGACCAACAAGCCCTTCCCGATGCCCGTGGAGGTGAAGGTCGGCGATCGGACCGTCATGCTCGCCATGACCGGCGGAACGGGCCGGGTGACCGTGGGCGACGCCACGCCGGTGATCGTCGATCCGGCGTCAAAGGTCCTGCGCCGTCAGCCCCATGTCGAGGCCTATCAGGCCTGGAGAGCCGCCGCCGACAAGGCGGCCGCTGAGGCCCGCACCAAGGCCGCAGAGGAGAAGGCGGCGGCGGAGAAAGCAGCGGCGGCGAAGAAGTAG
- a CDS encoding demethoxyubiquinone hydroxylase family protein: protein MTRPIPARPGSAASTARLAEILRVDQAGELAAVHIYRGQAAVMRAAPGRERIADQLREMEGHEQVHLTRFNELLTERGVRPTLMSPIWRAAAFALGAGTALLGDKAAHACTEAVETVIEKHYAGQIEELKDRDPALAAELSQFRDDELAHRDLAVEEGAHEATAYPLLTAVIQAGCRAAIKISEKI from the coding sequence ATGACCCGTCCCATCCCTGCTCGCCCCGGTTCAGCGGCGTCCACGGCGCGCCTCGCTGAGATCCTGCGCGTCGACCAGGCCGGCGAACTGGCGGCCGTTCATATCTATCGCGGCCAGGCGGCGGTGATGCGCGCCGCGCCCGGCCGTGAGCGCATCGCCGACCAACTGCGCGAGATGGAGGGCCACGAGCAGGTCCACCTGACACGCTTCAACGAACTGCTGACCGAGCGCGGCGTGCGTCCGACCCTGATGTCGCCGATCTGGCGCGCGGCCGCCTTCGCGCTTGGCGCTGGCACCGCCCTGCTGGGCGACAAGGCCGCCCATGCCTGCACCGAGGCCGTCGAGACGGTGATCGAGAAGCACTATGCCGGCCAGATCGAGGAACTGAAGGATCGCGACCCCGCGCTCGCCGCCGAACTCAGCCAATTCCGCGACGACGAACTGGCTCACCGCGACCTCGCGGTCGAGGAAGGCGCGCACGAGGCGACGGCCTACCCGCTTCTGACGGCGGTGATCCAGGCCGGCTGCCGCGCGGCGATCAAGATCAGCGAGAAGATCTGA
- a CDS encoding disulfide bond formation protein B, which translates to MTKEDPKVEKAGPADALEPQATPVRGPAPVQPPAQSIVDRTVDVVTRHWPLMALLSSALLLAIAHAFEKFGGLAPCHLCLKQREVYWVAGTVGLVAVILQRTPLWPRLRVPGLLLLGAIFLYGAGLAAYHAGAEWKWWPGPKTCSGGDAAAASNLEAMLKGTADIKPPACDKAAWVFLGLSMAGWNVLISLKLAAWSVLAAFRKSETLA; encoded by the coding sequence ATGACGAAAGAGGACCCGAAGGTCGAGAAGGCTGGTCCGGCCGACGCGCTTGAGCCGCAAGCCACGCCCGTGCGCGGCCCGGCGCCGGTCCAGCCCCCCGCGCAGTCGATCGTGGACCGCACTGTCGACGTCGTGACCCGGCATTGGCCGCTGATGGCGCTGCTGTCGAGCGCGCTGTTGCTGGCCATCGCCCACGCCTTCGAGAAGTTCGGCGGCCTCGCGCCCTGTCATCTGTGCCTGAAGCAGCGCGAAGTCTATTGGGTCGCCGGGACGGTCGGTCTGGTCGCGGTGATCCTGCAGCGCACGCCGCTGTGGCCGCGCCTGCGCGTCCCCGGCCTCCTGCTGCTGGGCGCGATCTTCCTCTACGGCGCGGGTCTGGCGGCCTATCACGCCGGCGCCGAGTGGAAGTGGTGGCCGGGGCCCAAGACCTGTTCGGGCGGCGACGCTGCGGCGGCTTCGAACCTTGAGGCGATGCTGAAGGGCACGGCCGACATCAAGCCCCCGGCCTGCGACAAGGCCGCCTGGGTGTTCCTGGGCCTGTCCATGGCGGGCTGGAACGTCCTGATCTCGCTCAAGCTGGCCGCCTGGTCCGTCCTGGCGGCGTTCCGCAAGTCGGAGACCCTGGCATGA
- a CDS encoding YqaA family protein — MLRRLYDWVMGLAASRHASKSLFAVSFAESSFFPIPPDVMLAPMCLARPEKAWHYAALCTLASVLGGILGYAIGFFLQDLGIWMMKVTGHAGGLEEFQCWYGKYGVWLILAKGLTPIPYKLVTIASGLAAFSFPMFIAASVITRGARFFLVAFVVKKFGPALLPVIERRLALFAGILIALLVIGLGASHLLGGSGDAGACLA; from the coding sequence ATGCTGCGTCGCCTCTACGACTGGGTCATGGGCCTGGCCGCCTCCCGTCACGCCTCCAAGAGCCTGTTCGCCGTCTCGTTCGCCGAGAGCTCATTCTTTCCCATCCCGCCGGATGTGATGCTGGCGCCGATGTGCTTGGCCCGGCCCGAGAAGGCTTGGCATTACGCCGCGCTGTGCACCCTGGCCTCGGTGCTGGGCGGCATTCTCGGCTATGCAATCGGCTTCTTTCTGCAAGACCTGGGCATCTGGATGATGAAGGTCACCGGCCACGCTGGCGGGCTGGAGGAGTTCCAGTGCTGGTACGGCAAGTACGGGGTCTGGCTGATCCTGGCCAAGGGCCTGACGCCCATCCCCTACAAGCTGGTGACCATCGCCTCGGGTCTGGCGGCGTTCAGCTTCCCGATGTTCATCGCCGCGTCGGTGATCACCCGGGGCGCGCGGTTCTTCCTGGTGGCGTTCGTGGTCAAGAAGTTCGGCCCGGCCCTGCTGCCGGTGATCGAGCGTCGTCTGGCTTTGTTCGCCGGAATTTTGATCGCGCTCCTTGTTATCGGTCTCGGCGCCAGCCACCTCCTAGGCGGAAGTGGAGACGCGGGAGCCTGCTTGGCATGA
- a CDS encoding TonB-dependent hemoglobin/transferrin/lactoferrin family receptor — MSRLKLAAVAAASTAVLMATAARADDGRPEASATEVDKVTVTATRSEKALSKAPASVTVISGQEIEDGLIKDIKDLVRDEPGVSVRSAPARFTAAGASTGRDGNAGFNIRGLEGNRVLIVVDGVRVPDSFAFGAQSVGRGDQVDLDTLKSVEIVRGPASALYGSDGLAGSVSFITKDPSDIIKPGKTFAGRARVGYASADQSWTESVLLAGQSGRWEGLLTYTRRDGEGQKTAGTNNAANTDRTTANPEDNQSNAILGKLIYSPDDQNRFRLTVDHLDRDVDWTVLSAIAKPPLAATSVIGMTAFDKVKRDRVTVDHRFDGGQGLIDTAQTTLYWQKSTTRQFSAEDRNTAADRTRDATFNNRVFGGSVELHSRFDQGAVTHDVVWGGDASITRQSGTRDGTVPPVGEAFPAKAFPTTDFTLAGLYVQDEIKVGRLTLYPALRFDYYKLDPKADPLFHASAAGQSDSHLSPKLGLVWEASDVVTVFANAATGFKAPSPSQVNTGFSNPVSNYQSISNPDLKPETSQTLEAGLRMHKDNWRFSVAGFTGEYDDFIEQVQVGGNFTAASPAVYQYVNLSGVTISGAEARGSVELGGGFTARAAIAYAKGSSKARGVSTPLVSIDPVKITGGVAYRAPSGRFGGDLAVIHADRKSASRAGVTCAGGCFTPAAFTVADATAWWAVTDAVTVRAGVFNLTDEKYWWWSDVRGLSDTSAVKDAYSQPGRNYSVSLALKF, encoded by the coding sequence ATGTCGCGCCTGAAACTCGCCGCCGTCGCCGCCGCTTCCACCGCCGTTCTGATGGCTACGGCCGCCCGCGCCGATGACGGCAGGCCCGAGGCCAGCGCCACCGAGGTCGACAAGGTCACCGTCACCGCCACGCGCTCGGAGAAGGCCCTGTCCAAGGCGCCGGCCAGCGTCACCGTGATCTCCGGCCAAGAGATCGAGGACGGCTTGATCAAGGACATCAAGGACCTGGTCCGCGACGAACCCGGCGTTTCGGTGCGCAGCGCCCCTGCCCGCTTCACCGCCGCCGGCGCCTCGACGGGGCGCGACGGCAATGCGGGCTTCAACATCCGGGGCCTGGAAGGCAATCGCGTGCTGATCGTCGTGGACGGCGTGCGCGTGCCCGACAGCTTCGCCTTCGGCGCGCAATCTGTGGGTCGTGGCGATCAGGTCGACCTGGACACGCTGAAGTCCGTGGAGATCGTCCGAGGGCCCGCCTCGGCGCTGTACGGCTCCGACGGCTTGGCCGGCTCGGTCAGCTTCATCACCAAGGACCCGTCCGATATCATCAAGCCCGGAAAAACGTTCGCGGGCCGGGCCCGCGTCGGCTACGCCTCGGCCGACCAGAGCTGGACCGAGAGCGTGCTGCTGGCGGGCCAGTCCGGCCGCTGGGAGGGCCTGCTGACCTACACCCGCCGCGACGGCGAGGGCCAGAAGACGGCCGGGACCAACAACGCCGCCAACACCGACCGCACCACCGCCAATCCGGAGGACAACCAGTCCAACGCCATCCTGGGCAAGCTGATCTACAGCCCCGATGATCAAAACCGCTTCCGCCTGACGGTCGACCACCTGGACCGTGACGTCGACTGGACGGTGCTGTCGGCGATCGCCAAGCCGCCCTTGGCCGCGACCAGCGTCATCGGCATGACCGCCTTCGACAAGGTCAAGCGCGACCGGGTCACCGTCGACCACCGCTTCGACGGCGGCCAGGGCCTGATCGACACGGCTCAAACCACGCTCTACTGGCAAAAGAGCACGACCCGGCAGTTCTCGGCCGAGGACCGCAACACCGCCGCTGACCGCACGCGCGACGCCACGTTCAACAACCGCGTATTTGGCGGCAGCGTCGAACTCCACAGTCGCTTCGACCAGGGCGCGGTGACACATGACGTGGTCTGGGGCGGCGACGCGTCGATCACCCGCCAGAGCGGCACGCGCGACGGTACGGTGCCGCCCGTCGGCGAAGCCTTCCCGGCCAAGGCCTTCCCGACCACCGACTTCACCCTGGCCGGGCTCTACGTCCAGGACGAGATCAAGGTCGGTCGCCTGACGCTCTATCCGGCGCTGCGCTTCGACTACTACAAGCTCGATCCCAAGGCCGACCCGCTGTTCCACGCCTCGGCCGCCGGCCAAAGCGACTCGCACCTGTCGCCCAAGCTGGGCCTGGTCTGGGAGGCCAGCGACGTCGTCACCGTGTTCGCCAACGCCGCGACGGGCTTCAAGGCCCCTTCGCCCTCGCAGGTGAACACCGGCTTTTCCAATCCGGTCTCGAACTATCAGTCGATCTCGAATCCCGACCTGAAACCTGAAACCAGCCAGACCCTGGAAGCAGGCCTGCGCATGCACAAGGACAACTGGCGCTTCTCGGTGGCCGGCTTCACCGGCGAGTACGACGACTTCATCGAGCAGGTTCAGGTCGGCGGGAACTTCACCGCCGCCAGCCCGGCCGTCTACCAGTACGTGAACCTGTCGGGCGTGACGATCAGCGGCGCGGAAGCACGCGGAAGCGTCGAGCTGGGCGGCGGCTTCACCGCCCGCGCGGCGATCGCCTATGCGAAGGGCTCCTCCAAGGCCCGAGGCGTCAGCACGCCGCTGGTCTCGATCGATCCGGTCAAGATCACCGGCGGCGTCGCCTATCGCGCGCCCTCCGGACGCTTCGGCGGCGATCTCGCGGTCATCCACGCCGACCGAAAGTCGGCGAGCCGCGCGGGTGTGACCTGCGCTGGCGGCTGCTTCACCCCGGCGGCCTTCACCGTCGCCGACGCCACGGCCTGGTGGGCGGTGACGGACGCCGTGACCGTTCGCGCCGGGGTCTTCAACCTGACGGACGAGAAATACTGGTGGTGGAGCGACGTCCGCGGCCTGTCCGACACCTCGGCGGTCAAGGACGCCTACAGCCAGCCTGGACGGAACTACAGCGTTTCCCTGGCGCTCAAGTTCTGA